The genomic interval ATTTTAATTCTCCaataatttgaaaataataataataataaattattattataattatcttAATATATTCTTCAAATGATTCCCATATGATCAATATGGTCAAAATTTAGTACACTAGTGCAAGGTTCCTAGCAAAAATGTTTTtacaaattataaaaataaatattatgttttaataaaatttcaataattcATATAaacataagaaaatctaattaattgatGTCCTGATCATTTATATAGGATGTGTTTCATAtgccctttcttttcttttttatagtTAGATCTATCGTAAATATATGATAAaattcacatataaaataattcatataattCTTTTATATATGATAAATAAGATTTAGGCAAGTTTTTTTCCTTGACTTTGGTACTTGGGACTTGGATTATGAAGTATGGATCAATAATTAAAAGATGTTTACCTCTCCCAGCAATGTTTAATGGTCAATTCATTCTATGGAAATGTCCTAATTGGGGACGTCAATAGTCGATTAGCGATTTCAAATTTAGGGTATGTTTAGTATTACCGTTAAAATGACCATTGAGAACTagttagaaagtattaaaaaataatttaaaattaaatttaataaatcataaaaatactaaaataataaaataacttttttcaAATTGTTTGTTTTAACagtatctaaaataatatttttttctttcaaaattaGATTTGCCTTTACACTTTCAATGTTAAACAAATACTTAGTTTTGAAAGATTATAATAAACTACCGGTGCATGTAAAAATAGTGCTATCTCACACTAAAAAAAAGTTCTCATTGTAATATAGAAAGTATATTtcacataattataaaaaataatacatatacACCGAGCACATTTAATAATCTCTCCTTAGTTTTAGCTTGGTAGATTGATTCTCAAATCTaagccaaaataataataataataataataaagaatttTAGCAATTATTATCTCCTTTGCTGTTCACGAGAGGTACAGGAAATGGATATTGATCCGCAAAAGAAAAGTAAACGCAGTTCTGGCATCATTTGTATTTATTGAGAAAAATTCGCAGCTGCCTTTTCTTACTTGGGGCCATCGTCTCATGATGTTGACCTCCTGATTCAGTTATAAATACTCACTAGCATCGGACACCCACCAACCAAAACTAAAACCTAGCAAAACCCAAGATATGGAGAGATACATTTTTTCTTCTTCAAGCCAAATTACACACATTATTATATTAATGTGCGTCTTTGTTGTTATGTCTGCGACCTTGGTGCATGGCCAAGGCACTCGTGTTGGTTTCTATGCTACTACTTGTCCTAGAGCTGAATCCATTGTAAGCTCAACTGTTGCAACACATTTTCGAGCTAACCCTGCAATTGCTCCTGCTTTGCTGAGGATGCATTTCCATGATTGCTTTGTTCGAGGTTGCGATGCTTCTGTCCTTATTGATGGTTCCAATACTGAGAAAACTGCCCCACCAAATCTTGGGTTGAGAGGCTATGAAGTTATTGACGATGCCAAGACTCAGCTTGAAGCTGCATGTCCTGAAATTGTTTCTTGCGCTGATATTCTTGCACTTGCAGCCCGTGACTCTGTTGTTCTGGTAATCATCACATCTAATTAATCATAATGCTGCAATTCATCAGGACATTCAAACTATAAATGCTTATTTTAGCAGAGTTATAGATCAATgtgcatatatatacatatgcttATTGCTCAAGTTAGCTCTTCAATTTTCATGCAGACTGGTGGACGAAGTTGGCTAGTGCCTACCGGACGTAGAGACGGCCGGGTGTCATTGTCATCTGAAACAACTGATTTGCCTGGCTTCACAGAATCCATTGATTCCCAAAAGCAAAAGTTCTCTGCCAAGGGTCTTAACACACAAGATCTTGTCGTACTTGTTGGTAAGCTTTAACATTATAATATGTCCTTCCTAGATTCTGCTATGGTTATGTACGCGCTTGATCCAGTAATGTAACACTTGTCTTCTTCTATATACAGGAGGACACACCATAGGAACTACAGCTTGCCAGTTCTTTAGTTACAGATTATACAACTTCAATGGCACCGCAAGTTCTGATCCTGCCATTAATGCTTCATTCCTTCCTCAACTACAAGCACTGTGTCCACAGAACGGAGATGGGACAAAGCGAGTTGCTTTTGATACAGGTAGTGAAAACAGATTTGATGCATCTTTCTTCGACAACCTGAGAGATGGGCGAGGAATACTCGAGTCTGATCAGAAATTGTGGACTGATGCTTCGACGAGAGCAATTGTTCAACGTTTCCTGGGTATTACTGGTTTAGCTGCATTCAATGTTGAGTTTGGAAGATCCATGGTTAAGATGAGTAACACTGGAGTGAAGACAGGCACTGATGGTGAAATTAGGAAAATATGTTCAGCAATGAACTCATGAGACTGCCAAGAATTTCCCATACGCAAAAGAAAAAACTTATCTAAATCTAGTTTCTCATAAAATCTAGATATAAATATATGGATTTTACGAATTTTATCTTATATATTGCATGTTGAATTAAGATGGACTTGGTAAGTTGCCATATGGGAATACATATGTTCTATTGAAAGTCTGAAATAATCTATCTTTTATCTTATGAAAggataatgatatgatttattatATAGGGATGAATATTGATGTATTTAGTGTAAGCTGATAATCAAATGATATAATGTtttcaaactatatatatattctcttaTATGAATTTTTATGCATGAACttaattattattcaattattataaaatttatttaaaaaaagaaaacttaaattaaaaattattaaatttaattaaatcagATTAAACTGAACCGAAATTAAATCAAAACTAATATCAATTGAAACCAATAGTAAAATTGAAATATCCTTTAATTCAATCTCGGACCTTAGAAACTTTAGATTAAAACTAATCGCGTCtatctaatcccaataattgttaaaataaaaataaaaaatttaaattaaattaagattatTTTTAACTATATGgttcattaattattatttaatcaatctgattttttataaataaagaagatatatatatatatatatatatatatatgtgtgtgtgtgtgtgtgtgtgtgtgtgtgtgtgtgtgtgaatcttaataaatttgagtatttatcatttatactttaataattttataaaaattttgatacaaatatttaatataataattattaaattgattTTCGTAGGAAATCCAACTTATATTAGATATGGACCTTATCAATATCCAAAAGCCAAAAATACGAAAAATAAGTTATTGTCATTATTTGGTGGAAAAAGGTGAGCATGTCGCCAAAATTTAGAAAAGTTAAGCATACTTTGAGGGTCAAGTTGAAGAAAGGAACAAGCGTAatgataaattatattaattagttAAGATGCGTTTCATCGATCCTTTCTATGAATTGATTAATGCAAGCATCAAGAGAAGCTTCTACCCATAATTCATTTAGCTTTTGCTTAATTAAtctttgaatatgaatatagtacattttatatattcaatcattataaaataatgtgtttatttttttattatttattttgtcatgacctaacctatgggcctgatcggcattaggacctgggccagcctaaagcccccgagacctttagtaagcttaactattccttaacccaatcctaaggcccatttgggcccaatttcaagaatttaactggacatagtccggccataaaatggaccattcaacgggaGTTTTTCACTTCGCCCGAcacgtaaacacaatatataataaattgaggagctcggctcaccctccacatacttatAATATTATAAAGTCCAATGGGAGCTCAGTTTCCTCATCTAATCCAGTCATGCATGCAATTAATATTCTTACAAATTCAATAcaatattatattacagacccaaattaattaaaatactcctaacacatgcagtctaactcaattgtacaaaatacattagatacTACTAATTAACTGCGAAGAAGAGCATGTTAGTCACAAtaagtaatcctcctgtagctttgGAAAAGTAAGATAAACAGGACTCGagagagtaaaatactgattttaaccacaatttctatagctatctaaagctaatgcatcctaagaaatggaatgcaacatcatcataaatttcatataaatcacattataacagtaaaaaggcaagttgaagcactcacacacccaatactgttcaaacagtacatatatgggagctgatcccctatacaactctcttaattcaACCTCTGCCAACGAGTGTCTTTTAAGCTGGACTTTAAATAATAAACAAAATGCGGGggggcgagtgtctctcaagccgtgcctaccccaacttatccataaagaaCCAGGTCAGTGAAtgtctctcaagccgcgtctacctgtcctatccatatctgataccacacaccacacgcacactgcttcaaattaccacaaacacatccatgacacttcatcaattaagaatgcaatataaaacgtgcctagtgtttaactacatagagacatatgtataagtgatgcatggacatgcctgaacatataataatattgaaattataattaaaattgatattttactcacagacttaaagcAAGATCACTGCGGCAGCTGGGGGGAGGagaaaggctgtcccggctcacctgaaaaattttattataattatttaatatattttactcaatacaagcttggaaaagaccaaagacaccctaagtcgaATTGAAAATCTAgcagtctctcctatacctagaacctacccaacctataaaaggattcaaaatgcacttctatatccacaagtcacacatccaAAACTCAATCACTTCACATggtccctcctgggcccacccagACAGTTAACAaccacaatttaaaaaattacaatttagtccctataattaccccttttgcaaaaactacccatttgagcttcaaaaattctaaaattttgccccacggtccttagcaatattatagagctaacgcaaaaggaattatatttttctaacctaccacgaatattttatagatttttaatcgaaattaggtactagataattaagaaaaatgagggttcgggtttacctataccaATTCCGACCACAGGCGCGTCAGACGtctaaaaatggtggggtagcctatacttTCAACCCGGTTCTAAAGCTTTCTTGGTAGTCTGTCTGCTCGGCTCGAAATTACAGACCCGAGTAACCGTcaaatttctgcgaattgaatgtacctacgtgaagcccacaacacgggagttactatataatttttacaaaattttctaaactcatttaatactcgaaaaaatactgtgaagtctcgcgggacccaccaaaaatggtgtcaaaaaaatttgaaatgggtattgtcgcgaagctctcaacgagtggagcactccggtactctcgaaTTTTTGGTGGAGTTTATagtttttgagaaatctagcccgaaagtcaaaatgaactaaaattttccgggaaaaaattggacaaaccgctcgatggatttttatgttcttagtgtctatggaaaactGTTGAGGTGTAGATATGTTTTGGGATAAGGC from Hevea brasiliensis isolate MT/VB/25A 57/8 unplaced genomic scaffold, ASM3005281v1 Scaf607, whole genome shotgun sequence carries:
- the LOC131177589 gene encoding cationic peroxidase 2-like, translated to MERYIFSSSSQITHIIILMCVFVVMSATLVHGQGTRVGFYATTCPRAESIVSSTVATHFRANPAIAPALLRMHFHDCFVRGCDASVLIDGSNTEKTAPPNLGLRGYEVIDDAKTQLEAACPEIVSCADILALAARDSVVLTGGRSWLVPTGRRDGRVSLSSETTDLPGFTESIDSQKQKFSAKGLNTQDLVVLVGGHTIGTTACQFFSYRLYNFNGTASSDPAINASFLPQLQALCPQNGDGTKRVAFDTGSENRFDASFFDNLRDGRGILESDQKLWTDASTRAIVQRFLGITGLAAFNVEFGRSMVKMSNTGVKTGTDGEIRKICSAMNS